The following is a genomic window from Branchiostoma lanceolatum isolate klBraLanc5 chromosome 10, klBraLanc5.hap2, whole genome shotgun sequence.
AGAAAGCCGGATTGTATCAACcagtacaacatgtatatgggGCCGTTGATACATCTGATCAGATGGTCGCGTACATGAGTTTTCGTAGGCGTACCTTGAAGTGGTGAAGATGCCATTTTCCACATCTATAGCCTTGCCATCTGCAATGGATACCGTTGGTACAGGGAGCAGTACAGGGCCACCAATCAAGATCCTAACAAGACGTCAACACTTCACAAGGTATTCAGGAGGGAGATCGTGAAAGAACTGGTCGCCTCCTCGGACTATGTCGAGGTGGGAAGGAGAAGTCTGGGTGCAGGTGGCGCTGTCCTGCAACGGCATACCGCTGGCCATTTCCTGGAGAAGATTGCTAAGATTCCTTGTCTGCAATGATGAAGAGTCGCAGAATTTGCCAGCGCCAAAGAGTAAACGGTACGGTCGACGATCTCGGTACCAGTGTAACAGTGCACAGTCACACTGTGTGACGCCATGTATGGAGATCTACCATATATAAAGTAGCACTACATCCTGGCATATTTGAACAACCATGGTGTGGACAGTGACTAGGCTTAGTTTTTTTTGGTCTTCATAATCATTCAGATGTTGTCAAGACTGGTCAGCAACTTCGAAGTCTTGGTAGAGGGCCCCTGTGTTGGTGCTAGACAGCACTATATATAGTGAAATTATGTACTTTTTATCGCTTTTTAGGTCTTTATGGCCTTTAGAATAAATTGTAACAACTTATGCTGATGTGACAAAAAAGGCCAGACTATAAGCTTTttactcatatatatataaggagaaattcaaactctacaactggataaaaattcggagatttatttccggacgtttcgagtgacatccatcactcttcttcagcgtcactaaagtgaactagcagaacgaaccagtacttatatacaataactagaaaaacggtttttacatggcaaatcaaacagtcatgcataagcgacattgtaatgtaaaataagttaggaagattcctatggtaagacaacacattgtaatgtaaaataagttaggaaggttcctatggtaagacaacaccataggaacatCTATTGTCCTTTGGGTGGGGGGAGGGTGGAGTCCCAGGTACCCGAGAGTTCTACGCGGAGTCCTCCCTTCCTGTCCAAGGTTGGGTTGTAGATCCTCTCGTAGATGGCCTCCCTGATTCCGCGTTCGTACCATCGTGGTTCACGATCCAGGACATCCGTTGTCTCCAGTCTGAATGAGTGGCCCCGGTGATGTTTCATGTGATGGTAGATGGCCGATGAGTACTTCCTTGCTGTAGCCCTGCAATGTTGATTGTACCTTGTCTTCAGTGGTTGGCTGGTTTCTCCAATGTAGGTGTCGCGGCACTGTGGATGTTCACACTTAAGTCTATAGATGACGTCGGATTTGATGTGTCTGCGTACGCGGTCCTTGGGATGGACCAACTTCTGTCTGAGGGTAGAGTAGGGTTTGAAGCTGGTGGCGATGTTGAAGTCTTGCAGGATTCTCCGGAGTTTCTCTGAAACTCCTTGGATGTACGGAATAGTGGCATTCGCTGTTGTCTTCCTCTTCTGCATGTTTTTCTCGTTCGAAGGTTTCTTAGATTCGTCAGcaggtttgagggctttgtgaAAGGTCCATCGTTTGTAGCCACACTTGTTCAAGGCGTTCTCAAGGTGTCTGTGCTCGTTGGACTTGGCTTCTTCGGAAGTGATGATGGTGTCCGCTCGGTGAAACAATAGATGTTCCtacattacattacaatgtcgcttatgcatgactgtgtgatttgccatgtaaaaaccgtttttttctagttattgtatatatgtactgtttggttctgctagttcactttagtgacgctgaagaagagtgatggatgtcactcgaaacgtccggaaataaatctccgaatttgtatccagttgtagagtttgaatttctccttatatattgtttacctaaatgtctaaccttcacaaacgtactcatatatatatatatatatatatatatgtatatgtatagaaAGCTGGCATTTTATTTGTTATATTGCCACAATATGTATGAGAGTGTGGATTTTGGTGAGGTGCCACGTGCAAGTGAGGTTGCAATTGGGTGGTTATGGGAATTCTTAGTTTATCATGTGATGAAGCAACATAATCATTGTAGTTGTCAGCTTGGAGGTTGGTGAACAGGTTAAGTCAAATACACATTGAAAGCAGAACAGGGTAGAAGTATTGTAAATACGTCCAGGTAAAATAAGAGCTTTGCAGGTATGTGTAACGTCTAGAAGAGCATTTTCCATGACGTTCTTAAATATCTTATAATTATTCTCTCGTCTCATCTTGACACTAGGCCAATGACACCCACTACTGCGAGCCATTTAATAACGCTGTCCTTATGTACCTGGACAAACGAGTGTGTTACCATAAGGAAAGCTACATCATGCGTATGAACCTCGGTATATTGGGCTGGGTAATTATTATTTCATTACTGGCTTCTCTACACCCGCATGTTGCAATTGCAACAGAAGCAAACAAAACTTGTTGAGACAGTAAAGAGACACGACAAACCAAGTACGCAGCATTATAACGAATTACGACCAGTTTGAAAACCGCCTGTATATAACGTAACAtgttccatatatatatatatatatagatagaaagatagattgcttaaaaaacacaaaataaaaccttgTATAACGGACAGAACTGTTCCAAACATGAACCTGTCATAGTCGTGTCATTCCCGGTATACCAAGTCCGGCTCCTGCAATCTATCTTTAATGGTTGCAGCATATGACGAAGTTGCAGACGGAAGGCCTTGCAGATAGAGGCTTCATCCAGGATGCATAAGTTAGTGACAGCATTGGGGGAAGTTACATGTGATAACAAACTAGGAGATGTGTGCATTTTCTTGAATGTGTCCATGTTGCATTGTTCTTATAACTATACACATTGTATTATAATGGGGCCTGAGGGAAATTTAAGCACCTGTGAATATTGTACTGTCAGTCTTCTTGTTCGTCTCTTGTCGCTTTTGCTGCAAATGCCTATCATATTAGCCATGATGTAAACGCCATCATTTCCTCTGAATTCTCAAAATTAACCTTTGTCTAAACCTTTAGGTTTTTTACCCAAAGATGAAGGCAGTGCTTCCGCTGAATTCCCTACCTTCAAGTCGGTTGATCAACAAGAAGATAAACAATTCTGAACAAtattacaggtacaggttttcGATAACACAGGTTCTAGATGCTACAATATACAGATAAAGATTTGGTGTTTACTACTAGTACGTACTGACTAGTAAGATTTGGCCAACATACAATTTTACCTTTCAAGTTCACCATGACCTGACTTACATAACAGTTCTTACAAATGGCAGATGACTAATCTAGTGTTTTATGTATTTTGCAGCTGCCACCCCAGAGTCGGTCATTCTCGTCGTGACAAGACCTGGGAAGAGATCAAGAACAAGTACGCATGGCTTCGATATGACCTTGTTCAGCTGTACTTTCGCACCTGCCAACAGTGCTCCACAAGTGTTCCACAAAAGAAACCTGCAGCTGCAGCAGGGAGACCCATCATCTCACTTTGCTTCATGACACGCATGGACCTGGTCGACATGACCAGCAGGCCAGACGAGGACCACAAGTGGATTCTCCACATGCGGGACCACTTCACCAAGTTCAGCTGGACCCATCCCCTGACTTCTGAACGCGCTTCCGGGGTACCTGAGAAGCTTGTCCAGACAATCTGCTTGTTTGGTTCACCCCACATACTACAATCGCACAATGGAAGGGAATTCGTCGCTGGGGTTATCAATGTGCTTACTGAGAAGTGGCCAGGCTCGGTCATCATTCACGGATGACCGCGTCACCCGCAGCCTCAGGGATGTGTCGAGCGGGCCAATGGAGACCTACAGCTGAAGCTTTGAAAGTGGCTTGAAGAACATCCTGACAAGGGTTGGGCTGAATGACTTGAACATGTCACTTACGCCATAAACACGTCAGTAAGCGCAACGACAGGAAAATCACCCAACGCAGTCGTCTTCGGACCATCTTCACGCACGCACTGCGCTGAATTGGAGATTTTGGCTGACCAAGGACTTCGACATGAAGATGATCTCCAATATTTTTTCACCTACACCAGAGAACTTGAGCAGCTGACACCACAAATCGAGATTTCCTCCAACCAGACTCCAAACAACACAAGAGCCAGAATCATCCAGCAGCCAGTAATCCTTGCCACAGGACGTTAGACCAGTACAGATCAAGCATGGAAGAGACCATCATCTCTTGCATGGAGCAAGGATTGTTGCTGTTGGCACAGAAATCCTGGACCGGGAAACAGTACACGGACAGACCATCGACCCACAGCGCTGATCCCACCATCATGGGAAAGACGAAGTCGAACCTACAGGGACCAAGGAAAGGTCCGAGCGTCCGGCGGATCGTAGAGGCGGCGGAtggaaatactagtacatgtatggcaaTCATCTGTTCTCGTCAACATGCTAAGCCGTGGAGTGTGTAAGACGTTTGGAGAGTATGCGGCAAATGTATTTGTTCCGTACGTTCAAAGGGAACACGAGCAGGCCCGTCGTGTGGATATTGGCTGGGACCAGTATATTGACAACAGCCTGAAGTCACAGACCAAAGAAAAACGTGCTGGGGGTCATAGTCAACGGAGACGCGTGAAGAGTCAAGTCCGATACCAAAGAACTGGCAGCAGTTCCTCCGCTCAAGTGACAACAAAACTGAACTATTTCATTTCCTTAACATTAAACTGCTGGATTCTGATGTTGTTGTCCTGACAATATCAACAGTACAACAACTAGGCAGGATAGATATTTGGGTTGCATTTGGCACTGGAAAGGAGTTTCGCATGAAATATCACTGTCACTATGGACCGCAACAGTCCTTGGCACTCTCATTGTTCCATGCAGGATGTGTCACAGTTTGCACATGTTGGGAAGACTGCGTGGAAATTTTGGGAAGCACATGATGAGTTCACAACCACGTTTTACAACCTACACGAATCACCACAACACATCTCTGACGAAACAGAGGCCTCACTTGAATCCTTCATTATCTTATTGTTTGACGGAAGGTCAACATGCAGCTCAATCAACTCACTGCGAAAAAAACTGAGGCTTTTGACTAGGATTGAATAAACAAGCAACACAAAAACTACTAACATGTACAATCCATATTTTAACTGGGGCATGTTTCATATACTACCAGGAATCAGGAAAAAGTCACTGCGCTTGCAAGAGAGAAAAATTGTGGGATCATCAGCGGTTGGATTCAGTTCATCAACAACCACATGCACTGGGCGGTAACCTCCAATAGGGACGGCCATGGTGACCTTGTGGCTGCCAAGTTGCTCTCACTTGAGAACCGCCTTCATAACGTGCATGATGGACACTGTGAGCCGTTCCCACAGTGTGACCATGGTGCTTTGGGAAGGAGACAGTGGCTTCAACTAAGTAAGACTGTTATTCGGTGTGATGGTCTTTTAATGTGACATAGGTACATTTACTGGTTCATCAATTATCATTAATGTTTCTGGCACTGGCAAGTGTGAAGTTAAATGCCTTCATCAAGAAAGTGTGTCTGCTGAGGGACATAAAGAAACTCTCACCCAAGTACCAAACAGCAACACTGGAAGGCTTCCACAGTTTGGTGAATCACTTCGCACCCCAATGGGATTCTTTCTGATATTGGGGTATGTTGACAAGGTGAgtaccattttgaaatcaacagGGTAACAAGTGGTATATAGGGACTGTTTAACCCCCTTGGTTCAAGCATCAAATGTTATATATTTCCTTTTACCTGTTACCTTTTATATTGTATGTCAAAGTGAACCTTTACTTGTGTCACGGGCTGTACTTAGCAGTGCTACACCACAACGAAAACTGCGGACGGTAACAAATGGAAACCAGAGACAAGGTGTACAAGCTGAGGTACAAGAAATTCAAAACGGCCTGCACCGTTCAGGGCGTACATCCAGACTGTACATTCGGTTAGGACTATCTGAAATTAATTGTTATTgcatacattgttttttttattaatggCGACTGGTTAGGTCACTCTTTAGTTGCTTAGTCATACCATGCCTCCTTTAAGCACGTAAAAAATAAATATCCAAGAGTAATGCTGCTGTACAATTCTTCTCTTTCTGTAAATTACAGACTATGTGAGTGACGTCATGAGGGAAATGGTGAGAAGGTGTGAGGCAGGTGAGGAACCACATGATGTGCAAGCACCGCCAACACTGGCAAGTGTCTTCTAGAGGCCAAGCAAAGAAGTAACTGTATAGCAGCACACAGGACAAGATTTGGTGTTGATTTTAATTGACTTGTTGGAATGAAGAAGGGTATCATTTTGAGTATTCTACCTCTTTAAACTTGTTACTGAAGTGTACACCTGTATGTACATAGGTTCTTTATGCAACAAAGAAAGTTCGGAGGTACGGTGAAGACCTCCCGTTTTTTAGTCTTTTTCAgttgaaaaaaagcatttttggaCGACTTCTCTACTGTTACTACGTCGATTTGAAGAGGAAGAAGTGGATGAAGAGGCGGACTGAATTTGTCAGTGTTTTTTCGAAGTGGACGTCTTTCAAAAGGACGTTTTTTCCGTCTTCGTATTTACTTACATCAAGAAGAAGAGGACGGCTAAAGGATAGAAGAAAGCGGTTGTAAAACAGAACTCTTTTCCATTAAGTCGAATTTCTCAGTTGCAAGATTCGAACATTCGGCTGTGCTACGGAACTATATGGACGATTAACAAGACACGTCTGTTTCATATAAGGCTTAGTCTCGCGAACTTAGTTTTGGGCGAGATCTTACGAGATTTCGGTTGCTGGGCGTGGCCGGCCTTGCCgacacaaagatggcggctaatCCCGCGCTTGTCCCGATCATTGAACACGTAAATAAAAACGCAAAATAAGACTGGAAAATACCTCTGACTCTCTTCTTTCTTGTGTTGTACATGACTCCAGCACTATATTCTTTCATTCTATGGTAGAATATTAGAAGACTTGACTATTAATTAGAATTGTTGTCATATCGGACGATACTGGGTAAGTTCAGAGCTGTATCGGCCGGCGTCAGTCGCAGACGAAGGGTCACCGCGGATTATCTCGATTCACGGTGCTCACAGGATTTTCCGGAACACTACGCTACTTTTTCTCGTTATCGATAGACTGGTGCTTATTTATATATACTGGATTATCGTCGCAACTCCCGTGGAACCGACAAAATTACCGATTTCTTCGGGGGTGTGGTAGGGGGCGTCGCCCCACATGAACCCACGGAAGTGAGGTATGTCACAGCTGAGTCTATCTACGCACATCGAAAATCTTGGGAAACTATGCCGACTGTGTGGGTTCAAGCTGCAGAACGGGTCGGCTAAGCAACGGAATATTTCTACTTTGCTTTGTATCGATTATAAGGATAATATTAAGGAAACCCTTGGCTTGGATGTCAGCACTGACCAATCACACAGGCACCCCCCTTATTTCTGCGAGAAATGTAGGAAGAAGTTTTCTAACAGCAAATATGCTGGAGGAAGAGCCAAGTGCTGTGAGTGGCCAAATCAATGCCTATCAGACTGTTCTGTATGTGCAAGGCTGATGTCATCCTCAAAGGCGGACGCCCTAAGAAGGGGGGGAGCTCGAGACCCAGAAAAGGTGAAGATGCAGTGTTCGACAAGCCAACTTCCAGCTGTGTGTTTGAGGCCGTCTTCAAATGCACTAGATGTTTGAACACTGTTCAGTCCTGTGAGCTTAGCCGCCACAACTGTGAAAGCTCAGGCTGAGGCGAATTTTCCGCTTCTTCCCCCCAAGGGCTTATACAACTGGCAAACCTTAGGTAAACAAAGGTCATATATCCTACAATGGCACGTCGACCGACCGATGACTCCAACTGAGGTGTGTTGCCCAGTATTCTATCAAGGTCAAGATCATGAAAGTTGTCTGTAACTGACTAGCTTGATTGCAACTTTCTTTCATGATCAATAATAGGCTTCACACCTAATGCAATATACATTGATTGTAAACTACATATAGGTGTACAGTGTATGTAGTCTATGTACATCAAGTACAATCTACATATAGGTATATGTACTTTACATACACCATATGCAGTCTACATATAGGTATATGTGGTTTACATATAGGTATATGTGGTTTACAGGCACAGTCTACATATAGGTATGTCTACCCAGTCTACATATAGGTATATGTAGGTTACATATAGGTGTATGTAGGTTTTAGTTGGGAATGTGTTTGACAATCCGGACAGTAGTTTAAACTGTCGCTTTGCCgaacacccacccacccactcccTTTCTAGTAACCAGGGAATCTTGTGCATTCACCGGAAGCCTCGGTCTTCTCAAGTTTAACTCATTGCTAATGATGCATGTATGATGTAGGACAAGACAGATTATAACTAGCATTGCTTGCTTGTCTAAATTAAAATTGTTTTCCACAAACCTTTGACACATGTTGAAATTTATTGTCTAAAGACTTGCAATGTCAAATATTACATTGACAAACCAACCTCAGCTAATCCTTCTACAGTTATACCTTTTCAGAGAAGTGAAAAGCCAAATCCTTACAATGTCAAATCCTCACATCATGCAGATTGTGATGAATATGAAAAAGGTCTCATGTTTGAGCGTACCTGGCAAAATGGGGCAACACAAAAGCCCCAATTCGATCATTGTCTATAATTAAGGTGAGATTATACTATGCTAAACTTGACAATGCAATAATCATCAAGAAAATGATGAACATCTTAGAATACAAAAGTGTAATCTTGCTATCTTGTTATTCTGCTGTCTTACAGGAGACATCAGCGGTTTGTCTTTCCCATCCTTAGAGGGTAAGCATACAttgccatctacatgtattacatttgtcttacttaaaggtgccctaagcgatttcagggggtaaaacttgaaatattctggagaaggcaattctgtttggtgaggttgcaatttacatttacttccctatattagcacatctgcatcattatttcatactttgggcgtttaaaaatagctcagaagcaagccacaaaaggagtattttatttattgggtcccccaaaaaatcagcccagaatccagccgtaaccgttttctgtcgacaattttcggtaacttccggccgcgtgacgtcacaatgcccatgattatttctttggaagcattcgggacttatcggtcagaatcgtgcatgttcggaagatttgaaatgatggctggcctccaagtgctcagattttcaatgagttcccaccacacaacgacatcacatttttgctccatgatggtcgatatgcgatgggatagtgttatccaaacttactatggatagaaatcagaaaaaaaatgattttgaatatatgactttcagcgccctagtTTTTGAGAATCTAAATCTGCTTTTGTCCTGTAGGAGACATCAGTGGGTTATCTAATATCCACTCTTCTGAAGAAGATGACCAGGATGTGCAGGACACTGGCACAGATGGGCATGACATTCACAAGGGTGAGCAGACAGGTAAGCATAAAGTTTTACTGAAATTGCCTTCACTAAAACCTGACCATTTTCTGGTAGGAAATATAAATAAGGAATGAACGGCATGAGTTTAAGAGCTAATGAAgtccccgtcacaaatcaacaattcagctcggccgacttgtcggcgagctccaaatggagATTTTCAGCTGAAGTACGATCGACGTCCGGGCTTCGGGcaaattttcggagctcggccgacgttcacGGGGCACTGGAAGCTGTGCTTAATTTCaacgaggcctcggcgacgatttggattggtctatcacaaaattcctgtttatgttattatttcAGTGGGTCCATTAACTTCACTTATGCCCTACAGGTAACTAAATTGCTACaagtcagaaagtaaagttggtccaaatttgagcttgttaccagaTGGTatcgtcttatgtgggatttatgattattattgTTCCATTGACGTCGCCAGAGCTCTGTACAATTTCTGATGGGACAGGTTTccatacggtcgacgctcgtgcgattttgaaattcggcgagcttcgggcgatctaccaaatcggccgatgctcgcatgaattgtgacgctggCTTTAGATATTATTTTCCCCCATGAAAGATTGGGGAGGGGAACTGTCTACAGGAGTATAGATCTCAACCTGTGCCTAGTCATAAAAATTGGGGCTCCTAACTTTATGATGCTAGAAAAGACAACATTTCATTTAGCTCATGACTTTCAACATGTCAGCAGACATATTTCCTCTTTACATTCCATGTGAAGATGA
Proteins encoded in this region:
- the LOC136443022 gene encoding uncharacterized protein; this encodes MARSTDTIITSEEAKSNEHRHLENALNKCGYKRWTFHKALKPADESKKPSNEKNMQKRKTTANATIPYIQGVSEKLRRILQDFNIATSFKPYSTLRQKLVHPKDRVRRHIKSDVIYRLKCEHPQCRDTYIGETSQPLKTRYNQHCRATARKYSSAIYHHMKHHRGHSFRLETTDVLDREPRWYERGIREAIYERIYNPTLDRKGGLRVELSGTWDSTLPPPKGQ